The following are encoded in a window of Streptomyces sp. Go-475 genomic DNA:
- a CDS encoding DUF6716 putative glycosyltransferase, whose protein sequence is MPASTPKRPRIAVLADSDTRWKWGALTAHRIAPGPSMETAAREGAQVGPVLDGFLLRGRATPTPRQLQEVGVRADSLREVTAVEFLRAMAEESYDVLVLSLVGGGVQAMLHGLERVWEGRTARPVVVTGYVGVVYEKLADGLLLRHGADLVLANSRQDADRFRAVYEGVGADASAVTEVALPFLGGAPYAGENTPYTVVFAAQPSVPESRKDRTYLLNRLVEHARKHPEREVLLKLRSKPGEHTTHIEELPYQKLVQRLDPPANFRLVYGNMGEVLDRTDLLVTVSSTAALESLHRRIPTVVLTDLGIRESLGNHHFIGSGCLASWDQLDAGHRPVPDEEWVARQGVAADGSYESAFDAARERIAKLLDRPGGLPPLTPYYTPVTAPGYLPGILARHHLGPDGTPLPGAPAADKEPGPVRQIVRRAARGAYRHGVQRVAPVIRRMGEL, encoded by the coding sequence GTGCCAGCAAGTACACCGAAGCGCCCGCGCATCGCGGTCCTCGCGGACTCCGACACCCGATGGAAATGGGGTGCGCTGACCGCGCACCGCATCGCCCCGGGACCGTCCATGGAAACCGCAGCGCGCGAGGGCGCGCAAGTCGGCCCCGTCCTCGACGGATTCCTGCTGCGCGGCCGGGCCACGCCCACCCCGCGCCAGCTCCAGGAAGTGGGCGTGCGCGCCGACTCGCTGCGGGAGGTCACCGCGGTCGAGTTCCTGCGCGCCATGGCCGAGGAGTCCTACGACGTCCTCGTGCTGTCCCTGGTGGGCGGCGGTGTGCAGGCGATGCTGCACGGCCTCGAGCGCGTGTGGGAGGGCCGGACTGCACGGCCCGTCGTCGTCACCGGCTACGTCGGCGTCGTCTACGAGAAGCTCGCCGACGGCCTGCTGCTGCGGCACGGCGCGGACCTGGTCCTCGCCAACTCCCGCCAGGACGCGGACCGTTTCCGGGCCGTGTACGAAGGGGTCGGCGCCGACGCCTCCGCGGTGACGGAGGTGGCCCTGCCGTTCCTCGGCGGTGCGCCGTACGCAGGCGAGAACACCCCCTACACGGTCGTCTTCGCCGCCCAGCCCTCGGTCCCCGAGAGCCGCAAGGACCGTACGTACCTGCTGAACCGGCTGGTCGAGCACGCCCGGAAGCACCCCGAGCGCGAGGTGCTGCTGAAGCTGCGCTCCAAGCCGGGCGAACACACCACCCACATCGAGGAGTTGCCGTACCAGAAGCTGGTGCAGCGCCTCGATCCGCCGGCCAACTTCCGCCTGGTGTACGGCAACATGGGCGAGGTCCTGGACCGGACCGACCTGCTGGTGACGGTCAGCTCCACGGCCGCCCTGGAGTCGCTGCACCGCCGTATCCCCACGGTCGTGCTGACCGACCTCGGCATCCGCGAGTCGCTCGGCAACCACCACTTCATCGGCTCCGGCTGCCTCGCCTCCTGGGACCAGCTCGACGCCGGACACCGGCCGGTGCCCGACGAGGAGTGGGTCGCCCGGCAGGGAGTCGCGGCCGACGGCTCCTACGAGTCCGCCTTCGACGCGGCCCGCGAACGCATCGCCAAGCTGCTCGACCGGCCCGGCGGCCTGCCCCCGCTGACCCCGTACTACACCCCCGTCACCGCGCCCGGCTATCTGCCCGGGATCCTCGCCCGCCACCACCTCGGCCCGGACGGCACCCCGCTGCCCGGCGCGCCCGCCGCCGACAAGGAGCCCGGACCGGTCCGGCAGATCGTGCGCCGGGCGGCGCGCGGCGCCTACCGGCACGGCGTGCAGCGCGTGGCGCCCGTCATCCGGCGGATGGGGGAGCTGTGA
- a CDS encoding glycosyltransferase family 2 protein has protein sequence MPKLSVIVPFYNVQQYAPDTLRSLRLNADRDFEFILVDDHSKDGTPAILERAAEELSDVAQVRYIRHEKNGGLATARNTGLDAAQGEYLTFLDGDDWLAPGYLTELVSAMEQLGCDFVRTDHVQATARARSVHRVPVGRRWEAFDPREAILPAHRSTSVDYAYAWAGAYHRRLVDKGVLHFTDGLRTAEDRPWIWKLHREAESFAVISLLGVFYRRGVASSLTQIGDVRQLDFIRAFDQVIEETAADREADRLLPKAVRTYCAIIAHHLSNEDRFEPAVARQLRSMSAAAIKRMPQAALADALEAMDMDRASKLRRLRRRVTTTGAAA, from the coding sequence GTGCCTAAGCTTTCCGTGATCGTGCCGTTCTACAACGTGCAGCAATATGCCCCGGACACCCTCAGAAGCCTTCGGCTGAACGCCGACCGCGATTTCGAGTTCATCCTGGTCGACGACCATTCGAAGGATGGAACCCCGGCCATTCTCGAACGGGCGGCCGAGGAGCTTTCGGACGTCGCGCAGGTGCGTTACATCCGACACGAGAAGAACGGCGGGCTCGCCACGGCCCGCAACACCGGCCTGGACGCGGCACAGGGCGAGTACCTGACGTTCCTGGACGGCGACGACTGGCTGGCCCCCGGTTACCTCACCGAACTGGTGTCCGCCATGGAGCAGTTGGGCTGCGACTTCGTGCGCACCGACCATGTGCAGGCCACCGCCCGCGCCCGTTCGGTGCACCGGGTCCCGGTCGGCCGCCGCTGGGAGGCGTTCGACCCGCGCGAGGCGATCCTCCCGGCGCACCGCTCCACGTCGGTGGACTACGCCTACGCGTGGGCCGGCGCCTACCACCGCCGCCTCGTCGACAAGGGCGTGCTCCACTTCACCGACGGGCTGCGCACGGCCGAGGACCGGCCGTGGATCTGGAAGCTGCACCGGGAGGCGGAGTCGTTCGCCGTGATCAGCCTGCTGGGCGTGTTCTACCGGCGCGGTGTGGCGTCGTCCCTGACGCAGATCGGGGACGTCCGCCAGCTCGACTTCATCCGCGCCTTCGACCAGGTGATCGAGGAGACGGCCGCGGACCGCGAGGCCGACCGGCTGCTGCCCAAGGCGGTGCGGACCTACTGCGCGATCATCGCCCACCACCTCTCCAACGAAGACAGGTTCGAACCGGCCGTGGCGAGGCAGCTGCGGTCGATGAGCGCGGCGGCCATCAAGCGGATGCCGCAGGCCGCGCTCGCCGACGCCCTGGAGGCCATGGACATGGACCGCGCGTCCAAGCTGCGGCGGCTGCGCCGCCGGGTGACCACGACGGGAGCGGCGGCCTGA
- a CDS encoding N-acylneuraminate cytidylyltransferase — translation MSRPEAGQGASVRRVLAVIPARGGSKGVPAKNLLPVGGVPLVARAVRECRAARLVTDVVVSTDDQAIAAAAREAGAEVVLRPAAIAGDTATSEAAVLHAMDAHEALHGAPVDVVLLVQCTSPFILREDIDGVAGAIVENGADTAVTVAPFHGFIWRDADDEVTAGSVAESDAATGGGYGVNHDKSFRPRRQDRPQDLLETGAAYAMEATGFRKHQHRFFGRTELVRTDPARVLEIDDPHDLARARALAPLFDADRPGALPTADDIDAVVLDFDGTQTDDRVLVDSEGREFVSVHRGDGLGIAALRRSGLKMLILSTEQNPVVAARARKLKLPVLHGIDRKDLALKQWCEEQGIAPERVLYVGNDVNDLPCFALVGWPVAVASAHDVVRGAARAVTTVPGGDGAIREIASWILGPSLDSLTK, via the coding sequence ATGTCCCGACCGGAAGCCGGCCAAGGCGCCTCCGTGCGCCGCGTGCTGGCGGTGATCCCCGCACGCGGCGGCTCCAAGGGCGTGCCCGCGAAGAACCTGCTGCCCGTCGGCGGCGTGCCGCTGGTGGCGCGAGCGGTCCGCGAGTGCCGCGCCGCGCGGCTCGTGACCGACGTCGTGGTCTCCACCGACGACCAGGCCATCGCCGCCGCCGCCCGCGAGGCGGGCGCCGAGGTCGTGCTGCGCCCGGCCGCCATCGCCGGGGACACGGCCACCTCCGAGGCCGCGGTCCTGCACGCCATGGACGCCCACGAGGCCCTGCACGGGGCGCCGGTGGACGTGGTCCTGCTCGTGCAGTGCACCAGCCCGTTCATCCTCCGCGAGGACATCGACGGGGTCGCCGGCGCGATCGTCGAGAACGGCGCCGACACCGCCGTCACCGTCGCGCCCTTCCACGGCTTCATCTGGCGGGACGCCGACGACGAGGTCACGGCCGGCTCCGTCGCGGAGTCCGACGCCGCGACCGGCGGTGGCTACGGCGTCAACCACGACAAGTCCTTCCGGCCCCGCCGCCAGGACCGCCCCCAGGACCTGCTGGAGACCGGCGCCGCCTACGCCATGGAGGCGACCGGCTTCCGCAAGCACCAGCACCGCTTCTTCGGCCGCACCGAACTGGTCCGCACGGACCCGGCGCGCGTGCTGGAGATCGACGACCCGCACGACCTCGCCCGCGCCCGGGCCCTCGCGCCGCTGTTCGACGCGGACCGGCCCGGCGCCCTCCCGACCGCCGACGACATCGACGCGGTTGTCCTCGACTTCGACGGCACCCAGACCGACGACCGGGTGCTCGTCGACTCCGAGGGACGGGAGTTCGTCTCCGTGCACCGCGGGGACGGACTCGGCATCGCGGCCCTCCGCCGGAGCGGCCTGAAGATGCTGATCCTGTCCACGGAACAGAACCCTGTGGTCGCCGCCCGGGCCCGGAAGCTCAAGCTCCCGGTGTTGCACGGCATCGACCGCAAGGACCTCGCGCTGAAGCAGTGGTGCGAGGAGCAGGGCATCGCGCCGGAGCGCGTGCTCTACGTCGGCAACGACGTCAATGACCTCCCGTGCTTCGCCCTCGTGGGCTGGCCCGTGGCGGTCGCGAGCGCCCACGACGTCGTGCGCGGCGCCGCACGCGCGGTCACCACCGTCCCCGGCGGCGACGGCGCGATCCGAGAGATCGCCAGCTGGATCCTCGGCCCCTCTCTCGATTCCCTCACCAAGTAA
- a CDS encoding N-acetylneuraminate synthase family protein: MSTNSRIRQFGSREVGPGRPVYVCGEIGINHNGELENAFKLIDAAAEAGCDAVKFQKRTPEICTPRDQWDIERDTPWGRMTYIDYRHRVEFGEDEYRAIDDYCKSKNIDWFASPWDTEAVAFLEKFDVPAHKVASASLTDDELLRALRATGRAVILSTGMSTPKQIRHAVEVLGSDNILMCHATSTYPAKAEELNLRVINTLQQEYPNVPIGYSGHETGLQTTLAAVALGATFVERHITLDRAMWGSDQAASVEPQGLTRLVRDIRTIEASLGDGVKKVYESELGPMKKLRRVAGVVAEAEIATAAGEPVGV; encoded by the coding sequence ATGAGCACCAACTCCCGTATCCGCCAGTTCGGTTCGCGCGAGGTCGGCCCGGGCCGTCCGGTCTACGTCTGCGGTGAGATCGGCATCAACCACAACGGCGAGCTGGAGAACGCCTTCAAGCTCATCGACGCCGCCGCCGAGGCCGGCTGCGACGCCGTCAAGTTCCAGAAGCGCACCCCCGAGATCTGCACGCCGCGCGACCAGTGGGACATCGAGCGCGACACCCCCTGGGGCCGGATGACCTACATCGACTACCGCCACCGCGTGGAGTTCGGTGAGGACGAGTACCGCGCCATCGACGACTACTGCAAGTCGAAGAACATCGACTGGTTCGCCTCCCCGTGGGACACCGAGGCCGTCGCCTTCCTGGAGAAGTTCGACGTCCCCGCCCACAAGGTGGCCTCCGCCTCCCTCACCGACGACGAGCTGCTGCGCGCCCTGCGCGCCACCGGCCGCGCGGTGATCCTCTCCACCGGCATGTCGACCCCGAAGCAGATCCGCCACGCGGTCGAGGTCCTCGGCTCGGACAACATCCTGATGTGCCACGCCACGTCGACCTACCCGGCCAAGGCCGAGGAGCTCAACCTGCGCGTGATCAACACCCTCCAGCAGGAGTACCCGAACGTCCCGATCGGCTACTCCGGCCACGAGACCGGCCTGCAGACCACCCTCGCCGCGGTCGCCCTGGGCGCCACCTTCGTCGAGCGTCACATCACCCTCGACCGCGCCATGTGGGGCTCGGACCAGGCCGCCTCCGTCGAGCCGCAGGGCCTGACCCGCCTCGTCCGCGACATCCGCACCATCGAGGCCTCCCTCGGCGACGGCGTCAAGAAGGTCTACGAGTCCGAGCTGGGCCCGATGAAGAAGCTGCGCCGCGTCGCCGGCGTGGTCGCCGAGGCGGAGATCGCCACGGCCGCGGGCGAGCCGGTCGGCGTCTGA